The following is a genomic window from Mustela lutreola isolate mMusLut2 chromosome 5, mMusLut2.pri, whole genome shotgun sequence.
ctcaaaactaaattttttttttttaatttacttgacagtcacaagtaggcagagaggcaggcagagggagagggggaagcagacttcccgctgagcagagagcccaatgtggggctggatcccagaccctgagatcatgacctgagccgaaggcaaaggcttaacccactgagccacccaggcacccctcaaaactaatttttaagGTGAAGAGACCACAGAGTAAGATCTGAAAGTTGGGCATCAGATGCGTGTTTTATTCATCAATACTAACATTAACTAAGgtaatttgttttccttcttcatcCCAATCCTCCAAAACCACTACTACTAATCCTCTGATCACAATACAGCCTTGAATTAATGCTGTAACATTTTCAAGCTCCTTAGCCTCCTTGTGCCTTGCCCTTTGCCTTTAAAGATATGTAACCATTCCTTACCCCAAAcattataaaaacacaaaaccaaaaactgtgCTTTATATATGGACATACCACTATCCAGTACTAAAGCTACTATTATTGATCCATTCAGTATTTATAGTACCTGACAAGATAAAACTTTGTAATTTTTGCTCTCACAGCTTACAAGCTTACTTGCATCCAAGTAAATAACACATGATgcaggcgcctaggtggctcattggttaagcggctaactctttttccttttttgattttatttatttggggcacctgggtggctcagtgggttaagcctctgcctttggctcaggtcatgatctcagggtcctgggatggagccccacaatgggctctgctcagcagggagcctgctccccaggcctcccccgcccccgcctacctctctacttgtgacctgtcaaataaataaataaaatcttaaaaaaaaaaaaaaaagaaaaagatttatttgccagagagagatatagtgagagagggaacacaagctaggagagtgggagagggagaggcagggagcccaatggtgtgtgtgttggggggggggggggggtgcctcaatcccagccaggaccctgggatcatgagctgaaggcagatgcttaatgactgagccacccagatgccccacggCCAACTCGatcccagctcaggtctcaatctcaggtcttgtattcaagccccacattgggcttccagaCTGGGCATggtgcctacttaaaaacaaacaaaacagaagtgaGGAGGAGAGACTGGTTCTGAGAAGGTCCAAATTATGGCAACCCAACCCATCTTTTAGACAGAATCATTAAGGAAAGTTTTTCTGATGAAGAAGCATGGTTAATTCTTGAAAGTATAAAATGGAAGATGGCCAGGTAGAGAGGTGGATGGGAGTTAGTGTGCCTGAAGTTTGGTATTCACAACAAACTTACAAAAAGCCAGCGTGTTTGAGACATAGTAAAACAAGatcactttattttcttgtttaccAGCTAATAAATACTGTAAAATCAGATTATGGTGATGACTGCACAACTCTGAACACACACTAAAAACCAATGAACTGTACATTTTGAATAGGTGACAATTTATGTATGTCAATTATCTCattaaagctgtttaaaaaaaaaaaatccttttccagGGAtatctggctagctcagtcagaacAGAGTATGAGACTCTTGATCCCAAGGTTGCGAGTATGAGGCCCACAATGGGTACAAagactacttaaaaacaaaatctctctcttttttaaaagattttatttatttgccagagagagatagaacatgtgtgtgcacaagcagggtggagtggcaggcagagggagaagcaggctccccgctgaacaaggagccccatgtgggacttgacaCCTgaacagctgcttaactgactgagccacccaggtgtcccaaaaacagaatcttaaaaaaaaaaaaaaaaaaaaaagccaaacaaacaaacaaaacaaaacccccacaaCCTTTCCCCAAAATCTGTTTCTCCAATCTCTGATTCAACACTTACTGAACCTACTATGTGCGTGAAACTGCAAGTAAGTGCTACAGCTCTGTAGGTAATTATTATGCATTGTTAATGTTTGAGAAATGCTAAGTATGATTACAGAGAACCCTAATGAGGGTCCCACTAACCTGACCAATCAAAGCATTCTCCAGATGGTTCAAGATACTGTTTAGGGCTTATACTCATCCCTCTGATGTTAAGGAAACATGTCCTCACACTGTCTGAGATTTATACATGTTTCCTCCTAATTTTCAGCAAAAGAGACCAATTCACAACTACCTGCCAAATGCATGGCATCtgctcaaaagaattaaaagtctCACAAAATTTTTTCTGTTCACTGAAATATGACCAGTATCTTAACTATGCCTGACACGTAACAGGCACACTCATGTAAGTTTGTTgacttaataaaagaaatatctgCTTATCCTTTAGAAAGTTCTGTAGGAGGTACTGTACAAAGTTTCTAAGATACTTTTGAACATCTGAGCTTTTGTTTGAAGAGTAGAAGCTAACCTTATTCACAGAGGGATACAATGTATTAATATTACAGAGGTTCAAAAATGGGAACAccagggtgcccaggtggctcagtcagttaagtgtctgccttcagctcaggtcatgatcccaggctcctgggatgcagccccgaGTTAGGAATCCTGCTCAGGCTGAGTaggggagcctgctcttccctctccctctgcctgctgctccccctgcttgtgcaagcactttctctaatagataaatagaattgAGCTCGGCCGCCATCATAAACGACACAGTAACTATCCGGACCAGGAAGTTCATGACCAACCGACTACTGCAGCGCAAACAAATGGTTATTGATGTCCTTCATCCTGGAAAGGCAACAGTACCTAAGACAGAAATTCGGGAAAAACTAGCCAAAATGTACAAGACCACACCAGATGTCATATTTGTATTTGGATTCAGAACCCATTTTGGTGGTGGCAAGACAACTGGCTTTGGCATGATTTATGATTCCTTGgattatgcaaagaaaaatgaacccaaacaTAGACTTGCAAGACATGGTctgtatgagaagaaaaagacctcAAGAAAACAGCGAAAAGAACGcaagaacagaatgaagaaagtcaAGGGGACTgcgaaagccaatgttggtgctgGCAAAAAGTGAGCTGGAGATTGGACAACAGAAGGAGTAAAGATGCTGCAGTGGCTTTATCTTTGGTGATTGTGCAGATTTTTCATGAGAGGATTAATAAACTAAGAATGTTaatgtgacaaaaaaaaaaaaaagataaatagaattaaaaaaagatttgacagaggggcgcctgggtggctcggtgggttgggccgctgccttcggctcgggtcatgatctcagggccctgggatcgagtcccacatcgggctctctgctcagcagggagcctgcttcctccttctctctgcctgcctctctgcctacttgtgatctctctctgtcaaataaataaataaaatcttaaaaaaaaaaaaaaaagatttgacagaAAGCAGGGGAGAGCacacagcagagagggagaggcagattctcACAGATTCTCAGCTGAgcaagtagagagcctgatgcaggccttgatcccaggaccccaagatcatgacatgagtcaaaggcagatgcttcaccaactgagccatccagcgaCCCCGATTTCATCAATTTATataatgcattaaaaaacaaaaacatggggcgcctgggtggctcagtgggttgggccgctgccttcggctcgggtcatgatctcagggtcctgggatcgagtcccacatcgggctctctgctcagcagggagcctgcttcctcctctctctctgcctgcctctctgcctacttgtgatctctgtctgtcaaataaataaatataatctttaaaaataataaaaaacaaaaacaaaaacaaaaacttaaggggcgcttagtggctcagttggtgaagcgtctgcctttggctcgggttatggttctggaattgagtcccaagtcaggtTCCTTcggatccctgctctgtggggtactagcttctttctcctctcctgttccccccTGCTTGGgttatctttgtcaaataaataaatagataaaagctttaaaaaaaatttcccaagacCTTATGATCTTAAGAATCCATTTTCTAAACAAAAGCTGacattacagggcgcctgggtggctcagtgggttaggccgctgccttcggctcaggtcatgatctcagggtcctgggatcgagtcccgcatcgggctctctgctcagcagggagcctgcttcctcctctctctctgcctgcctctctgcctacttgtgatctctctctgtcgaataaataaataaaatcttttaaaaaaaaaaaaaaaaaaaaaaaaaaagctgacattacaaatttcaaattccattCTAGGTTGAAATCTAGATGACATGGCAGGCGGATCCTTAACTCGACTCTAATACAATGCTCCTACCATTTCCTATTATACTGAGGATCAGAATGTACTCTCCAGCTGAATCTTTTTTGTACAACACCTCCAAAGTCCCCGTAAAACATACCCCACCGAGgactttcagaaaaggaaaaggcagtATCCCTGTTCTACAAGGGAAAATGAGGCAAAGATCTCAACTGCAACTCATTGTTCACCACCCCCACCTGATTATTTTATTAGACAAGTCGTAGAGAGTACTTCATGGAGACAGAAACATTAACCTACAGTCTTGTATACGAACAAATCAACATCacatccagaaaaaaaacaaaaaacaaaaccatgtaaTATGATCCAAaagaccaatttaaaaaaaaaaaaaaaaaaaccctatcttGCCACAAAATCCAGCTTACAAtggattattttcaaaaaataaaacattctttatCTCAGTAGGGAGTGTGAGCTATACCAGTGTATATATttgacatttgtcaaaactcatctaTCTGATGGCACAATGAAAGCTATGCATTTCActataaataaattacatctcataaaaaaagcattaaaacatGCATTAGCCCATGTTATGTGATTACTGGTCATTTAAATTTCAAGAGCCACCTTGGATTGCTTtggaaacaaaaacagtaacaaaacccTTCAATTTAACTAGGTATTCACTTATATTTTGAGAACTATTAgagggaggcacctgggtagctcagtcagttaggtgtccaattcttggtttcagctagggtcatggcTTTtgaggttgtgagactgagcctcacATTGAGCTTCCCACTCCACAGGGGTATaatggggattctctccctctgcccctccctgttgctctctctctaaaagaaatttatctttttaaaaaacaaacttactGAAAAACTTACAAGCATCCAATTAATACAAACAAGTTACTTACATTTACAGaagagtttttcattttctctgaatgAGGCCAAATGCCTTTAAGTGAAGAAGGCATAGCATGGCTCTGTAGCATCAAATAAAAAAGGTGTGGGGTATATGAGCAGGCATGCTGACTTTGACGGAAAGGTGAAAATGGCTCAGAAAATGGCTGAGAAAATGAGCAGTTAGGAGACTCTAGTAACCCTTCAGAGAAAGAATTCTAATTTGTGAGATACTAGGCTTTATTCAGGATTCATTTAGCTCATGAATGCTACTTAAGCATCGTTACGTTATTCAGTAACTAGAAATCCATTACATGCCAATATAAAGCACCTGTAATATactgtgtatagatatatatacactacATATAGCTTATCTATAGGGATTCAGTTACTCTGAGTTAAGAATCACATTTCTCATGGACTCAGTGATCTGTAATAAATACATATCCAGTGCAGATGTCATCTTTGTTCTCTGATAAAAGCGTTATAACTTATCTGCAAGATATATGCTCAGTGCCAAAAagctaatattaaaatttaagctGCTTTTAACACTGAAAAGGGTTAActagttctttatattttctataatacTTGACACTGAAAAGGCAAAAAGTGGTTGAAAAGAAGGCAGCAATTCTTCCATTCCCCctcccatcttctttattcatttccctataaaaatatattccattaaTTTACTTCCTTCTAAATGGTAACTGGTAACTTTATCTGATGCAGATGGCATTTTTTAGAGTCTTGAGAGAGGTCTCTGTACTAAAATATAAGATTTAAAAGTAAGATCTAGACCTAACATTGAACTGTGATGAAATGCTTTCTAGCTACTATCATCCAAAAAGAAGTCTCAAAATTTCAGAGCCAGAAGTTCTGAGATCAACTAGGCCAGTGACTTAAGTAGTGAACTCTGTTCAAATAAAACCCTATCCAAAAGCTCAGTATGCAAAACTTTTTCTAGAAGAGTAGGAAACTCTAAACCTTTCTGTCCAGTATTCTTCTCTCCTACTCCGTAAGAATTAGAAAATTGGTAACATGGTAAAATCCCTTTTGCATTTAACAGATCAGCAAACTAACTGATAGGCCCAAAGAACTGTTGACGGACTAACTGACCCAAGTTCATTGTCAATACCATATGATAGATCTAGAGCTTGCTATCATAAAATGCTTCTTTAGAGATCACATTAATTCAATTCAAACTGAGCACGACGAAGATAGAGAAGGTTGTAACAGAAACAGAGATTTTTAATGAGCTTCCAGAAGTTAATTGACGATTTCAGTTTCTTAACTAAACAATGTCCTCAGTTTCCTAAAAATATGGAGTCTGAACACCACCCTTACTTGGCTCCTTATACACTGAGTGTCACGCTTCTGCATAACAACAGATCCCTTGCCAAGTAAACATTAGGTAGGCTGCGCCGGCAGATCATCTTCAGCCCTTGTTTTAGGATATCCCAAAGTACCTTAGTAAATTCAAGGGGCTGCGGGGTGCAGGGGAGAAGATGGAGTTAAGTGTAATTGCAGCAAAATCCAAATTGTTTTTTACAAgtcatttctacacccaacacagggcttgaactcatgaccccaggatcaagagcgATATACTCTACCAACTTAGACAGCCAGACacctcaaatttaaaatttttatatttatatccatctaaaacaatgaataacaCATGATTGCTTCATTTAATCTCGATAAACTAAAGTCAACTTAGTCCAGTatttaccaaataaatatttacctgTATGCTATATAGATGTGATGTGGAAATagtggagaacaaactgagaggaCAAGATGATGTTGCCacccaaataaaaaaatgcttatgTAAAGTCCTTCCTACCCTTTCACTTCAGGAGAAAAACAGTTCTCACACTTTACAACCAATGAACCACTACTGTTTCTGTGTACCATACTCTACCACTCCTAAAGCAAATTTACTCTTTCCCCACCCTCATGCAATTATTACCTTTTGCATTAGAGACTACTCCAGGAAGCCACACTGTATTCTTGGCTGCCCTCCCCAACCAGTTCAACCAAGCTTTCTTCCTTAGAGCCTGATCCTGAAAACCCATTTCCTCTCCCAGGAAGCATTACTCTGAAAGCCAGGTTAATCTCTCCTTAGCTCCACCCACAGTTTGTAACTACAACTCTCTCTGCACTCAACATCTTATTATAGATGCCTATTATTTTGCTCAgaagttattttcatttattcatgtttattcAGTGTATTAACTACAGCTCTTGATGTTCTGTATCAGCACTGCCTTTAAATAAAAGCTACCAGATAAAAGGTTTAGCACTGAAAATGCCAGATGCTTTAatgctttttgaaaattatttctaatacaTTAAATTCAACATGATTTGTGAAATTTCTAAAACTTcccaacatggatgaatttcaagAGCATTATGTgagagaagtcagacacaaattACCTCATACTGTATACTGTATTTATGTGTAATTCTAGGAAAAACTAGtgatggaaagcaaattaatgagGGCCGGGATGGAGAGAGATGTTTAAAGGCAAAAGACAAGACATTTTAATTTCTGGCTAATGTAATGGACTTTTTACTCTGAAGGAATAAAAAGCTAGACATTTTAGTAAGActtccattctttaaaaatttttttcattctcccAGAATGACATTCATTCTTCCCAGCAGCTTTTTGGGGGCTGGGATAGAGGGATAGTAATCATTTAAAATCTCCCATCATCTTGGATTTCCCATTAATTTACCTTACAAAATAAACCTGGAagtttcttctaaataatttttcaCTTACAACCAATAGAACATTTTATCATTCAACTTCTCCATTAAAAATATCTATCAGCACTCTACTCTGGTTGTTTCCACATCTGAATTAATATACGCAATTTAGTCCTTAACTCAAGATTTAGAAACATAAACTCAAGCAGATAAAGAGATATAACTATTGCTCCACTTAATTCTTAAatgtctctggttcttttttacaaatgttatttttgtgtgttgaaaaACTGCttggctgggcacctgggtggctcagtgggttaagccgctgccttcggctcaggtcatgatctcagggtcctgggatcgagtcccgcatcgggctctctgagcagcagggagcctgcttcctcctctctctctctctctctctctgcctacttgtgatctctctctgtcaaatatataaataaaatcttaaaaaaaaaaaaaaaaaaaaaaaaaaagaaaaactgcttgGCTTTACAGTACATTTTAGCCCCTGTATTCAAAGAAGATGATCTCTAATCTCAAAGTCAAACTACCAATCTTTAAAGTTAACCATTTAACAAACCACAATGTTTTTATGTGGTCATCTTTTATCCTGATTACTACTGCTGTTTGCCTTCACCAATATCCCATCCCCCCAAAAGGCCACAGTTTCCCCGAGGTGAGGAGTTACTGAACAAGTAACTCAACAGGTTAAAGTTACTTATCACACTGTGGTTATGTGATTAATCTTTTTAATACATAAGATTTGAGTCAATTTCAACACAGTAGTGGTCAAACTGCCTCTTCCATTACTCACAGAAATTAAGTACACAAGCTGAAATGCAGCCAACATTACCCTTCAAGAAAGAATAATTAACACTTTTAAATGGACTCTGAGGGATTTTCCATAGTATAATTTAACAATTTCACGTCGCATCTGCTGCAGAGATCACCAACAGACTGTCATTATGCCATCTCTTTCCTTGAACCCCACCGCCGCCCGCACCTTTATTCTTGGCTTTTCAAAGGTTTAATCCACTCAGAGCTGCTAAAGGGCCAATCAAGGAAGAGTAACTTGTGAACCCAAGCCTAGAAAAGGGCAGGAATATGCGGTTGAGTCACGTCGTTCCGCCATTTTCTAAGCGGAGGAGGAAGACATGTtggaacaaaaacacaacaaaagagcagccATTTCCCAAGCCAGCTCCAATAGCAACCCGAACTGGCCGAACCCGGTCACTTGGCACCTTCAAATCCACTTCACTGGATAAATCTAAGAACATCAGAGGTGCCGGCATAAAGAAAGCAGCAGACAACCCTGCCGCGCAGAGATCAAAGATGACCCGCATACTTAACTACAAATGAAAGCCTCGAGAAGAATGACGGAAGCTACATGGAGCAGAGTGTAACCAACTGAAATTCTAAACGAAGTTGCCAAACTAAAAATTGACTCAGTGACTGTGGTGTCTTTCGGTTCTCAGGAAACCACCAGCGCTAGTAAACCCAGGGAACTCAGATAACAAGGCCCGGATTCAGCTGGTGCTATTGCTTGCCTCTACCCATTTCCCCCATGCCCTACTTCCCTAGGTGCACAGCCTGTGTGCTCACGAGTTCTTACCGTATGTGGGGGATGCCCACCCCACCTTGAAGAATCTTATAGAGTTTGCTCTCGTACAGCAACTGGGGATGCCTGGCCTTCTGAGATTCTAGCTTCACTGCCACTTCCTGCAGGGAAGAAAGGGGACGATGGCATCAACATCCCTAAGGATTCAATGATTCAATGTCACTTGGGAGGAGGGGAGACATTAGCAAAGCTCAAACTCGAGACTAGGAGAAGAAATAAGAGGCTCAGAAGAGAAAGCTCTCTTTGTAATTATAAAACGAGGCAACTAGCCTCAAAGGCCTCTTCAGGGGGTAGTGACGAAATCGGCACGTCCTCCAAGGTGCAGAAAAATGATTCATCCAGAAAACGTAATGAGAGATTTTGAAGGAAAATGACGATCGAAATCAAGAACCCCAATGAAATAAATCCATACAGTAGGGAAACATGGGGattagagaaatacaattttGCCGATCTCACCTTAAACGACACCTTAAAAAGTTCGACTAAGATCCATTTTTAACAAGCTGGGAAACTTCATGGGTTCTCCCAACCCTTCTGTCGGGTTCTTTGCCTTTTAGGGAAAGAGAGCGGGGGAGGCTCCTAAAGCCAAGAAAACTGGCTCCCTCTCTCTGGACTCCCCTCCCCAGTACGTGCGTGTGATGGGGAAAAGCCCGAGCACtcggggtttggggtggggggtgaggactGGCGCAGCGTGGTCGTGAACCCCACCCCGGGTAATTACCTCGCCGTTGGTAATGTTGATCGCCAGGTAAATGTCCCCGAAGGAACCAGACCCGATCTTCCGTACCAGTTTATATTTCCCTCCGACAATGAATTCGGCCTTGGAGCCGCTGCTGCTCGCCATCCTGAGAGATGAAGATGGAGGCTGGGGCCAAGCCCCGACACCTCTGAGGGGGGGACGGAGGCCTCTGGGGCTCGTCCGCGGAACAAGGCTGCGGAGGAGGGCGGCAGGAAACGGAAAACGGTGGCTCTTTCAAGGCGTTACAAGGCCCAGAATTGGCCGAGGGGAACCTGATCACCGCCGCTCACTCAGGCTTCTTTTCGCCAGGCCGCAGTTTGTTTGAGGGGGTTCTCGCGGTTACCAGCCTGGGCCACTTGTTTCTGGGCGGCCGCCGCTGGCTCGCTTTCACGGCGACGTCGCGGGCTGGAAAAGGGGCGCGGTGGTTTAGGGCGGCGATACCGCTGCCACCACTGCCGCCGGCTCCCGCCCGGAGGGACCCCTGTCACTCCGCCGACGCCGCCATCTTGTTACTCCGGCTCCAGCCAACACAAAATGCCCCTAGTCCCCGGGAGCCGCTTCTTCACGGCGCAGAGCACTCTGGGAAAGGGATCTCGGGCGCTAGACCCGGAGGGTCGGCAACGAGAGGGAGGGCGGAACCGGATCCGTGAGAGTCACGGCCCACGCTCCGAGCGTCACCCCGTCACCGCCCAATCACGCATGCGTACTGCAAACCTGCTGATTGCGCAGGCGTGAGgtggcctctcctctcccccgCCCGGGGCTCACTTCCACTTCCGGTTGTTGGCTGTTTGGCTCCAGCTACCTGTTAGTCACGTCCGACCCGCCTGGTCTCTGAAAGGCCGCGCGTCCTCGGGCCCCGAGAGCTTGTTAGGGAGGAGTAACCTTCATTCTTCCTGGAGGATGGGAACTTCTGGCTTCCTTGGGAGTTTTGACCTTTGCTCTTTGTTTAAGGCGATTTTTAACCTTTGATCTTTTTCTGGGCCACTCCCTCAGACCAGCCTGTTCCAGCCCAATTTTGTTTTGCGAGAGGCTATCGCCTCtggtggagaggaagagaaaagcatcCCTGGCCGGGCTCGGTTTAGTCTTGGCTCCCGGTTTTAGCGGAGAGCAGTTGATGAAGTCTTAAGCATTAGGATTCTGCGCTCCACAGACTGTTGGAGAATCGTTTTACCGAAAAGAGGGAAAGCAGGAATTATCCTATGCCTTTGTGTTGTTGCTCCACTGATAAATTTGGTCCCCAAGGGGGAAAAACCCCCCAATGCCCTATTCATTATTTTAGTAGCAGATGTCTCAACAGAATAAAATTTACAACCCTGAAAAAGCCATAGTAGAAATtattcccacccaccccacccctcccaaaaAAACCTCTATAATAATCATATCTTGGTCATGTTGAAAACTGCAGTACTGATACGAAAAACAGGATGGAAAGAactattaataaaattgataacgtTTGAAGCAGTAAACGTTAAAAGTTACTGTTGACCTTtatacctttttcctttttttactaaaaatcgattaaaa
Proteins encoded in this region:
- the LOC131831483 gene encoding small ribosomal subunit protein eS24-like is translated as MRPTMELSSAAIINDTVTIRTRKFMTNRLLQRKQMVIDVLHPGKATVPKTEIREKLAKMYKTTPDVIFVFGFRTHFGGGKTTGFGMIYDSLDYAKKNEPKHRLARHGLYEKKKTSRKQRKERKNRMKKVKGTAKANVGAGKK